GGTACTGCAGGACCTCGTGGGGCACCCCGGCTGCCACCAGGACCGCGAGCGCAGGAGTTGCCGCACGAGTCACGGGCTCGAGCGTAGTGCGGGAACAAGCCCGGCCGGTGGCACTGTTATTGACGGCAGTTAGGGCTGCCAGCAGCGGCAGCCGGGAAAGATGTCCGTCTCAACCTCTACGATCGAAGGAGGGGTCAAGGTGCCAGCACTTGCCTTAGAGCGTCCGGTGGACCTGCCGGGCCTGTTTGGTGGCGCCGCAACAGAAGGGACGGTGCTTCCCGCGATGAGCGACATTGACGGGTCGGGGTCCGATTCGGCGCCTGCGAGATCGGACGAGTCAGACGCCGAGCTGACCGCCCGGTTCGAGCGTGACGCGATACCTTTGCTCGACCAGCTGTACGGCGGCGCGCTGCGCATGACGCGAAATCCGGCGGACGCCGAGGACCTGCTGCAGGAAACCATGGTGAAGGCGTATGCAGGCTTCCGCTCGTTCCGCGAGGGCACGAACCTCAAGGCGTGGCTGTACCGGATCCTGACCAACACTTACATCAACAGCTACCGCAAGAAGCAGCGCCAGCCTGCGGAGTATCCGACCGAAGAGATCACCGACTGGCAGCTTGCGGCCAACGCCGAGCATTCGTCGACCGGGCTGCGCTCGGCCGAGGTGGAGGCTTTGGAGGCCCTTCCGGACAGCGAGATCAAGGACGCGCTGCAGGCGCTGCCCGAGGAGTTCCGGATGGCGGTGTACTACGCCGACGTGGAAGGGTTCCCGTACAAGGAGATCGCCGAGATCATGGATACCCCGATCGGCACCGTCATGTCCCGGTTGCACCGGGGCAGGCGTCAGCTGCGCGAATTGCTCGCCGACGTGGCCCGCGACCGCGGATTCATTCGCGGCGGGCAGGTCGAGGCACCTGAGGAGGTTTCGTCATGAGCTCGACCCACGACGAAGAGCGCTGGCAGCCGCCGGTCGGTCCAGTCGACCCGGAGCATCCGGAGTGTGCTGCGGTGATCGCCGAGGTGTGGACGCTGCTCGACGGTGAATGCACCGCCGAAACCCGCGACAAGCTGCGCCATCACCTCGAAGAGTGCCCCGCGTGCCTACGCCACTACGGCGTGGAGGAGCGCGTGAAGAAGCTGATTGCGAACAAGTGCGGCGGGGAGAAAGCCCCAGACAGCCTGCGTGAGCGGCTGCGCATCGAGATCAGCCGCACCACCATCATCCGGCGCGGTTAGCCGCTACTTGACGGCCTTCGAGCCCGCATTGGGCCGTTTTCCGTGGTTGGCCTTCGAGTGCTTGCGGTCGCGCTTCTTACGGCCACGCTTGGCCATGGTCGTCCTCCATTCGATACAGGGGATTGTGGAGCCCGCATCCAGCGGGTGCTCGTAGCTATTCTCTCACGGCCTGGCGACAACTCTGTCGGGCCGGTGGTGTGGTTCGATATGAGCGTCAGGTACGCGGAGCCAGGTGCCGACGACATAGGACTCCGAAGGGGTGAAGATGGCCGAGGATGTTCGCGCCGAGATCGTGGCCAGTGTGCTCGAGGTCGTGGTGAACGAGGGCGATCAGATCGGCGAGGGCGACACCCTGGTGCTGCTGGAGTCGATGAAGATGGAGATCCCGGTGCTGGCCGAGGTCGCAGGCACCGTAAGCAAGGTCAGCGTTTCGGTCGGCGACGTGATCCAGGCCGGCGACCTCATCGCCGTGATCAGCTGATGCGGGTCCGACGACCGCAACAGTGAGGCCCGATGTCCACCCTCGGTGACCTGCTCGCCGAGCACACCATGCTGCCGGGCAATGCCGTTGACCACCTGCATGCGGTGGTGGGTGAGTGGCAGCTACTGGCCGACCTCTCATTCGGTGACTTCCTGATGTGGGTGCGTCGCGATGACGGTGCGCTGGTGTGCGTGGCGCAGGTCCGACCGAACACCGCGCCGACGGTGCTACTCGCCGACGCCGTCGGCACCCTGAACCAGGCACATGAGATGCCCGTCGTGGCCGATGCGTTCGACTCGGGCGCCATCGGAAGACAAAACCCGGCGGGCTACAAGGATTTGCAGGAGGATCCCCCCAGCCTCAACGAGGAGGCTGTTCCGGTGCGCTACAACAACAACGTGGTTGCGGTGCTGACGCATCAGACCGCACTGGCGGCGCGCAAAGCGAGTCCGCTGGAAAGCGCGTACCTCGACTGCGCCGACGACCTGCTGCTGATGCTGTCCGAAGGCACCTTCCCGAATGTCGGTGACGTCGCCATGTCGCGCTCGAGCCCACGCGTCGGAGACGGCTTCATCCGCCTCAACGGAACCGGCATCGTCACGTTCGCCAGTCCGAACGCCATCTCGGCCTACCACCGGATGGGCCTTGCGGCCGAACTCGAGGGACACAACCTGGTCACCGTGACTAGGCCGCTGATCTCGGACCCGTTCGAAGCCCAGGAACTGGCCGACCACGTCCGTGACTCGCTGGCCGGCGGTTCGAGCATGCGGATGGAAGTCGACGCCGGCGGTGCCGCGGTGTTGCTGCGCACGCTGCCGCTTGTGGTGCACGGCAACGCTGTTGGGGCCGCCGTGCTGATCCGCGACGTGACCGAGGTCAAGCGCCGCGACCGCGCGCTGCTGTCCAAGGACGCGACGATCCGCGAGATCCACCATCGGGTCAAGAACAATCTGCAGACGGTCGCCGCCCTGCTGCGACTGCAGGCGCGGCGCACCAACAACGCCGAGGGTCGCGAGGCGCTGATCGAGTCGGTGCGCCGGGTGTCCTCGATCGCGTTGGTGCACGACGCGCTGTCGATGTCGGTGGACGAAGAGGTGAACCTCGACGAGGTCATCGACCGAATCCTGCCGATCATGAATGACGTTGCGGCTCCGGTTGATTCGGACAACCCCATCCGGATCAACCGGGTCGGCGAACTAGGTGTACTCGACGCCGACCGGGCCACGGCCTTGATCATGGTGATCACCGAACTGGTGCAGAACGCCATCGAGCACGCCTTCGACAGGTCCACTCAACAGGGGTGCGTGACGATCCGCGCGGAACGTTCGGCCCGTTGGCTCGATGTGGTGGTACACGACGACGGCCGCGGACTGCCCGAAGGCTTCAGCCTGGAGAAGTCCGATCGGCTCGGACTGCAGATCGTGCGGACGCTGGTGTCAGCGGAATTGGACGGTTCGCTCGGTATGCACGAGGTGGACTCCGGCGGTACGGATGTGGTGTTGCGGGTGCCGATCGGGCGCCGCGCCCGTCTAGCGCAGTAGGTAACTTGTGTCGACCGATGAAATTTGACATCGACTGACGCCATTCTCGCGAATTTCATTACAAAAGAATTACGGCCCCGACTTTCGTCGGGGCCGTAATCGTGTCTGATGCGGGTTGAGAGCTTTAGACCCCGCTGCGGGCCTTGGTGCGGGCATTGCGCCGCTTCAGCGCGCGCCGCTCGTCTTCGCTCATTCCGCCCCACACGCCTGCGTCCTGTCCAGACTCCAACGCCCAGGTGAGGCAGTCTGTAGTCACCGGACAGCGGTTGCAGACAAGCTTCGCGTCAGCGATCTGAGCGAGGGCCGGGCCACTGTTTCCCACCGGGAAGAACAGTTCCGGATCCTCGTCGCGACAGACCGCCTTGTGGCGCCAATCCATAAGATCAAACTCCTCGTCGATATCTATCCGTGTGCGCAGCACAGCGCACTGACGTTTTCTCGGCTGTTAACGCGTGCGCATGAAATGTTTCTGCACTGTTGCATCCGAGTTTTTCACAGGCTGAACAGATGTCAATACTGATCAGTTAACAAGTGGGCAACCTCACTAGCAGGCCCGCATTTTCAAGCCCTCATTCGTTTGTACTACACTCATTTCATCTGCGCCCTGAATCGGCTGATCCGTCGGCGTTATCGCTGCTCAGGCTAGGTGTTTACCGACGGCGCAACGACACCCAAGGCGCTTGGCACCGACGTGAACGTCATTGTGTCGCGCAGCCCGAGGTAGTCGCCGTCGATCTGGCATGCGACCGGTGTGTCACTCGTCACTCGCAGTTGTGGTAGGTCGTCTTCCCGGATCAGGTGCGCTGCGTCTATGCGCGGGCGTCTCGCCAGCATCTTGCGTACCAGCCGCAGATTGGCCCACACGTTCATGCTGGTGATCGCGAAGACACCCAGGCCGGTCTCGAACGAGGTCGTCGGGTTTGTCCACACGGGCCTCGTGTTGGCGTACGTCCAGGGGCTGGAGTTCGACACAAAGGCGAAATGCACGCCCTCCACGGGGTCGCGGTCGGGGATGTGCAACGTCAGCGAGGGATCCTTGCGGGCGCTGGAAAGCATCTCGCGGATCGCCACGCGGATGTAGCGCGAGGCCGTGACCTTGCGGCCCTTGGCGCGCTGCGCCTCGACGGCGGCCACGACGTCACCATCCACACCCATGCCGGCGGTGAACACCGCCCACCGTTCGCCGCAGTCCATCAGGCCGATGCGCCGCCAGGTCTTGCGACGGCGGTAGGCGGACAGCAGGTCAACGAGTTGATTCGTGGCCTCGATAGGGTCAGGGCTGATCCCGAGTGCTCGCGCAAACACGTTCGCCGAGCCGCCCGGCACGACGCCGACGGCCGGTGCCCCCACGCCCGGCCCGCCGACCTCGAGAATGCCGTTCACCACCTCGTTAACGGTGCCGTCACCGCCGTGCACGATCAGCACCTCGACACCGTCGGCCGCGGCCTCGCGGCCGATCTCCACCGCGTGGCCGCGGTGGTCGGTGTGGATGACGGTGAGCTTCACCCGGCTCTCGAGGGCGTGAGCGAGCAGATCACGCGTGGCCGGGGTCGTCGACGTCGCATTGGGGTTAACGATCAGCACGGCGCGCACAGAAGACGACCCTATCTAAAGGGGCAAGCCAAACCTCTACCCTCGAGGTCGTGACTGTTCCCTCCCCGGCATCCGTGCGTCAGGCAGCCATCGTCGTATCGCTGGAAGGCCTTGCGGGCGTGGTGGCGGCGATCTGGTACGTGGTGAGCGGGCTGCTCGGCACCCGTGAGCCCGGAATGAACCTGTTCGGCACGGCGGGCTGGTTCGTGGTCATGGGTTCGGCCGTCCTTGCCGCGGGATGGGCGCTGTGGACGGGCCGGCAGTGGGGACGCGGCCTGGCCGTGTTCGCCCAGCTGATCCTGCTGGGGGTGGCCTGGTACATCGGAGTCGGATCGGGCCAATGGGTGCCCGGCGTCACGGTTGCGGTCGTGGTGCTGGCCGTGCTGGCACTGCTGTTCAGCCCGTCAGCCCTGCAGTGGGCGGCGGCTCAGGGCTCGCCCGCCGCCGACGACGCGGCGAGCGCCGACAAGTCCGGGCCGGATACCCGGTAGGTGATCCACTCGTTCTGCGGCTTGCCGCCGACGGCGTCGTAGAGCGCGATCGCGTTGACGTTCCAGTCCAGCACGGCCCACTCCAGCCGGGCGCCGTCGGTGTCGATGCACTGGCGCGCGAGTTCGGCGAGCAGTTTTCGCGCCAGTCCCAGCCTGCGAAAGTCGGGGCGCACGAACAGATCTTCGAGATAGATGCCGGCCACGCCCTCCCACGTCGAGAAGGTGCGGTACCAGATGGCGCACGCGGCGGCCTTGCCGTCGACTTCCGCGAGGTGCGCCCACGCGGTCGGCACGTCACCGAACAACGCGGCCGTCAACCGCTCTTCGGTGAGCGTGCACTGGTCCACGGAATGCTCGAACTCCGCGAGCTCGTAGACCATCGCGGTCAGTTCCGGTTCGTCGCCCGGCCGGGCAAGACGGATCAGCTCGCTCATGGCTGCACACCAAGGGCTGCGAATATCGTCTTGAATTTCGTTGTAGTCTCGTCGACTTCGTCGTCGGGCTCGGATTCGGCGACGATCCCGCCGCCGGCGTAGGCGTATGCGGTGCGACGGTCGGCGGACAGTTGTGCACAGCGGATCGACACCACCCAGCGACCGTCGCCGCGCTGATCACACCAGCCCACCGCGCCCGCATAGAACCCGCGATCACCCTCGAGTTCGTTGATCAGCTGTTCGGCCGCATCGGTGGGCACTCCGCCCACCGCGGGCGTCGGGTGTAGGGCAATCGCCAAATCCAGTGCTGTGGTGGAATTTTCGCGCAGTCGTCCACTGATTGGGGTGTAGAGATGCCAGACGGCGGCGGTCTTGTTGAGCTTCGGATCTGCCGAGATGTCCAGTTCGGTGCACAGCGGCTCCAGTGCAGTGCGCACCGCGTCGACGACGAGCTGGTGCTCGTGCCTATTCTTCGCCGAGGCCACCAGCGCCGCCCCGCTCGCCTCGTCTGCCTCGGGGTCGGCCAGGCGTGGCGCCGATCCGGCGAACGGTGCGCACAGCATCCGATCACCCTTGCGAGCCACCAGCAGCTCCGGACTCGCACCGATGAGTGCACTGCCCGAGTACCCGCCGCCGGCCGCGGTCAGGTCCGCCAGAAACGCGTTGGCCGCGGAGTCCTGGGCGACGATGCGGTCCAGGATCGTGCGGGCATCCAAGGGACCATCGGCGACCAGGCGCAGCGCGCGGGCCAGCACGACTTTGTGCAGGCCGCTGTCGGGATCGCGCAGGCGTTCCAGCGCAGACGCGATGCGGGAACGGTGTTCGTCCGGCTCCGGCAGCGGCTCGGCGATGTGCACTGACGGCAGGGTGCGCAACGGCCACTCCGGCAGCGCGTCGAGGAACTGGACTGCCTGCGGCCGGATGAGCGCCGCCGGCTTCGACATGTCAAAAGGTAAGGCGCCCAGAATAATTGGGGTACTGTGCGAGGCCAGAGCGGCACGCGCCTCCGAGACTCTCGGGAATGCGGTGTGCACGCCGTCGGCGATGACGGCGCTGCCGCCCGAGGCGAGGACGAACGACGGTTCGCGGGTCATGAGGGCAGGCACGGGTGGCGATGGCCCGTCAGTCCCAGTGCGCTGATCTGACGCACGCCGTGCTCGTGGCCGCACACCGCGATCGACGCGGCCACCATCGCGAACCTGATGCCCTCGCAGATCTCGAGCTGCACCCAGCGCGTCAGGACCGCCCGCGAGAAATGGCCGTGGCCGACGAACAGGACATCACGCGACTTCATCTGCTCCAGTGCGAACCCGATGGCGCGGTCGGCGCGATCGCTGACCTGCTGGGTGGATTCCCCACCCGGGCATCCGTGCGTCCACACCAGCCAGTCGGGCACGCTCTGCCGGATCTCGCTGGTGGTCAGGCCCTCGTAGTCGCCGTAATCCCATTCGGCGAGAACGGGGGAGACCTCATCGACCGTCAGTCCGGCCAGCTCAGCGGTGACGAGCGCGCGTTGCCGCGGGCTGGACACCACCAGCGGGTTGTCCAGGCTGAGCACGTCCAGCGCGTCGGCTGCCAGCTTGGCCTGCTGGCGGCCGGTTTCGGTGAGCTCGAGTTCAGTGCGGCCGGTGTGCCGACCGGAGAGTGACCATTCCGTCTCCCCATGACGAAGCAGTAGCAGGCGGTGCTGCTCGACACTCACGCTGCGATTCTGCCCCACGTTCGGTCGTGCTGTTCGCGGGCGTGCCAGGATGGCAGGGTGACGCGGGTACTTGCGGTCGCCAATCAAAAGGGTGGGGTCGCCAAAACAACGACAGTGGCATCGCTGGGTGCGGCGATGGTGGAGAAGGGGCGGCGGGTGCTGCTCGTCGACCTGGATCCTCAGGGGTGTCTGACGTTCTCGTTGGGCCAGGACCCGGACAAGCTGCCGATGTCGATCCACGAGGTGCTCCTCGGCGAGGTCGAGACCGAGGCGGCGCTCGTCGAGACGTCGGAGGGTATGACGCTGCTGCCCGCCAACATCGATCTGGCCGGGGCCGAGGCGATGCTGTTGATGCGGGCCGGCCGCGAATACGCCCTCAAGCGAGCGCTTGCCAAGGTCAATGACCAGTTCGACGTGGTGATCATCGACTGCCCGCCGTCGCTGGGCGTGCTCACCCTCAACGGGCTGACGGCGGCCGATGACGTGATCGTGCCGCTGCAATGCGAAACCCTGGCACACCGCGGCGTCGGCCAGTTCCTGCGGACCATCAACGACGTCCAGCAGATCACCAACAGTGACCTGCAACTGCTGGGTGCGCTGCCAACGCTGTACGACTCGCGCACCACCCATAGCCGCGACGTACTCCTCGACGTCGCCGATCGATACGACTTACCGGTGCTCGCCCCGCCGATACCTCGAACGGTACGTTTCGCCGAGGCCACCGCGTCGGGAGCATCGGTGCTCGCAGGTCGAAAGAACAAGGGTGCGAGCGCCTATCGCGAGTTGGCCAACGCGTTGCTCAAGCATTGGAAGCAAGGCAAGGCGTTGGCGACCTACACGCCCGACGTCTAGCCGAAGCTGGATTGGCGGCTCAGCCGCCGAAGCTGGATTGGCGGCTCAGCCGCCGAGCGCCACCAGTTCGCCGCCCCGTTGCTCGACCACCGTCGACCCCGCCACCGCGGGAACCACGGGATCCGAATTCGGCGGGCGGGGCACCGGGATATGCCGGTCGCCCTTTCCGCTATCGGCGTCGAACACGTCGTAGCCGCCGGTGACCGGAACGAGCAGCTTTCCAGCCATCACCGTCGCGGGTCCAAGCGGAATGTTGGCGCCCGCCGGCGAGACGGTGTACTTGTACTGAAGTCCCTTGGCGGAGAACACCATTACGCTGTCGCCGGTCCACCAGGTGAACAAGTCGCCCGCGCGGTTCATCGTCGCGTTCGGCGTCGCAGGCTTGGGCAGCGGCGTGCTCGCGATCGTGGCGCCGGTTTCGTCGACGATGTTCACGACCGGCTTCGGCGTCGGCACGTACACCGCCGTCGTCGTGTCGGAGACAGCGACCACTTGTGCACCGGAATCTGCGCTCACCCCGGACTGGGTGACGTACTTCAGCTCGGGGGTGTCCTCGTCGTCGGCAGGCCGCAACAGGGTCAGGCGCAGATCCTCCTGCTTGGGGCAGGACTCGAGCACCGAGACTGCCGTCGAACTGGCGGCCGCCGAAACCAGCCGGCACAGCGGCGACGCCGGAGTGCCGGGTTTGATCTTCGCGTCCAGGGAGCCGTAGCTCAGCATCCTGACCATGTCCGAGCGCCACAGCTCCAGTCGGCTGTCCCCGGCCGACAGCACGGCGGTGCCATCCGAGGACAGGCGCACCTCGGGATCCGCGTAGGCGGTGCGGGCGGGACCGCGCTGGCCTGTCTTCGCGTCGATGGTGCTGACCTGGCCGCAGCCCCGGCTGTCCGGGTAGACCGCGACGGCGTACTGGTATACCCAGCTGACCCCGCACAGCTCGAGGTTGGTTCGCGCATAGCTCCACACGGGGCTGCCGGACGCCGGGTCGCGGCCCTGCACGGTGTGGCCGTCCCCGGTGACCACGCTGCCTGCGACCACCAGAGGTGCCGTGGTCTTGGGGCTGGGCGCGGTCCACAGCTGGCGCAGCGCCGACGGCACCACCTTGGCGGCGCCCAGGGCAGGAACCGGATTGGCCGCGGGGCGGCTGATCGTCGCCCTGGCGTCGCTGACCCACCACACCACGCCGACCGTGACGGCGACGGCCACCGCGATTGCGATGGCCGCCACCACGTCGGCGCGCGTGCGGCGTTCAGGTTTGACCATCGTGCGGTGGTGGTGTCTTTGCGACGTCTTCTCGAGGGCTGCTAGCCCGTGCTGGCCGCAGCCTTGCGGGGACGCCGACGACGCCTGCGCCGTGGCGCACCGTCACTGCCCGCCTCGGCCTCGGGCGAGCCGGTCTCGGCCGGCGCCGCAGGGGAGTGTCCACCGACCGGCTCCCCGCCGCGGGTGCGCCGACGGTTGCGGTTGCGGACGGGACGATCGGCCTTCTTCTCGGCGGGCGGACGCTTGGCAGCACGATCTTTGTGCGGTTCGCCGATGGCGCCGGCGGCCTCGGCGGGGATGTTCAGCTCTTCGTACAGGTGCGGGGAGCTCGAGTACGTTTCGGCGGGGTCGGGGGTGTTCAGCCCGAGCGCCTTGTCGATCATCGTCCAGCGGGGCAACTCGTCCCAGTCGACCAGCGTGACCGCGATACCCGTCTTGCCAGCGCGGCCGGTGCGGCCGATGCGGTGCACGTAGGCCTGCTCGTCCTCGGGGATCTGGTAGTTGATCACGTGGGTGATGTCGTCGATGTCGATACCGCGGGCGGCGACATCGGTGGCGACGAGTACGTCGACGTCACCGGTGCGGAACGCCTTGAGCGACTTCTCGCGGGCACCCTGGCCGAGATCGCCGTGCACCGCGCCGACCTTGAAGCCGCGCTCGGCGAGTTCGTCGGACACCTTCTGGGCGGTGCGCTTGGTCCTGGTGAAGATCATCGTGGCGCCGCGGCCTTCGGCCTGCAGAATGCGGGCGACCATCTCGATCTTGTCCAGTGCGTGCGCGCGATAGGCGAACTGCTCGGTGGTGTCGTGGGTGGCCGCCGAATGCGGGGCCTCGGCGCGGATGTGCGTCGGCTGGTTCATGAACGTGCGTGCCAGCGTGATGATCGGGTCCGGCATGGTCGCCGAGAACAGCATGGCCTGCCGTTCGCTCGGGATCTGACGCAGGATGCGCTCGATGTCGGGCAGGAAGCCCAGGTCGAGCATCTCGTCGGCCTCATCGAGTACCAGCATCGAAAGCCCGCCCAGTTGCAGGTGACCCTGCTGCGCGAGGTCGAGCAGACGGCCCGGCGTGCCCACCACCACGTCGACACCCTTCTGCAGGGCCTCGATCTGGGGTTCGTAGGGCCTACCGCCGTAGATGGAGGTGACGGTCAGCTTGCGGTCGCCGACGGTGAGGTACTTGGCGGCGATTTCGAGGTCGCTGAACACCTGCAGGCAGAGCTCGCGGGTGGGGACGACGACCAGTGCGCGCGGAATGCCGGACAGCTCGCGGTCGGGGTCGGTGGTGATCCGCTGCAGCAGCGGGACACCGAACGCGAGCGTTTTGCCCATACCGGTGCGGGCCTGGCCGATGAGATCATCGCCTGCCAGCGCCATCGGCATGGTGAGTTCTTGGATAGCAAACGGGTGTTCCTTGCCGTCCTCGGAAAGTGCGCGCACGATTTCGTCGCGGACTCCGAGCTCAGCAAAGGTTGGATTGAGATGTGTCATACGCTGGGGGCTCAGCCTTTCGATTATCGATTCCTCATGGCGTCCACGCGCGCACGAGTTCGACGAAGCTTTGCCGGGGCCCTGCGCTGAGGTAGGCGGGCCGACTGCGTGCACGCACATTTCTTAGGTAGCGACGTGGTCTTTTCGACCCTGACTCGAGCATTTCAAGCCGCTGCCTGCATCCATGATAGCTGGCCGGGTTCGCCGTGAGAGCGACTGGCGGCCGGCGATTAGAGTTGGGCCATGACTGCCCCCAAGTCTCCGGCACCGCCTGCGGCCACTTCCGAGCAGCTGACGGACTCGGTGAGCTCGGGTGTGTCGGCCGACCATCCCGGTGTCAACGAGCTGTTCGCGCTGCTGGCATACGGCGAGGTGGCGGCGTTCTACCGACTGACCGACGAAGCGCGGATGGCGCCCAACCTGCGGGGCCGCATCAATATGGCCAGCATGGCCGCCGCGGAGATGAACCACTACGAGGTACTGCGCGACTCGCTGGAGCGCCGGGGCGTCGACGTCGTGCCCGCGATGACGAAATACGCATCGGCTCTTGAGAATTACCACCGGGGTTGACCACCCCCAGCACGTGGCTGGAAGCGCTCGTCAAGACATATGTCGGCGACGCGCTGGCCGCCGATTTCTATCTCGAGATCGCGACGTCGTTACCCACCGAGGTCGCCGACGTGGTGCGCGCGGTGCTGTCGGAAACCGGCCATTCGCAGTTCGTCGTCGCCGAGGTGCAGGCCGCCGTGACGGCGAGCCAGAAGCAGCGCCACAGGCTGGCTTTGTGGTCGCGCCGGTTGCTGGGCGAGGCGATCACCCAGGCTCAGTATGTGCTGGCCGATCACGACGAACTCGTTGACCTCGTCATGACGAGCGGCGAGGGTCTGACCCAGATGACCGAGTTCTTCGACCGCCTCCAGCGCACCCACATGTCCCGGATGCAAGAGCTGGGCCTGGCCTGACCGCTACTGGGTGCAGTTGGCGATCATCGTGTTGTTGCTCTGCACGGCGACCAGGGTGCCCGACGCGTCGTAGATGCCGCAGTTGAGCTGGCCGCCCACGCTGGTCGCGGTGACCGACTTCAGCTCGACACCCGGGTCCAACACGACGGTCTTCGCCCACGGCAGCGCGACGTTGACCTCGGTCTGCAGCGCGCCCTGCTGATCGGTGTAGATGACGGTGACGAGGTCGAGCAGGGGGCGGTTGCCCGTCACGCGGTAGGTGATCGTGCGCGGCGACACCGCCGGTGCGGCCGCCGGCGGCGGCGCAACGGGGGCGGCGATCTCGGGTTGCGGGGCCGCAACGGTGGCTTCCGCGGTCGGGCTCACGGTCGTGACAGTCTCGGCAGGCAGCGATGGCGCCGCGACCGCGGGCGCTGATGTGGCCGGGGCCGAGGTGGCGGTCGGGGCCGACGAGGTTCCGGTGGCCGATACCGGACCGCTGTCGCCGCCGCCGAGGATGATGCCCGTCGTGCCGATGGCGATGAACAGGATCAACCCGGCGATGCCGGCGACCCACATCCACTTCCGGTCGATGCTCTCCTCGTCGTACTCGATGACGTCGGTGTAGTCGTCGTCGTCCGGGTAATCCAGCAGCCCGTTGTATTCGATATCGCCGGCATCGTCGCCGGCGTACACGGGGATCTGCTCGGTCGGTGTCAGAGAATACGGAGAATGAGCGGTATAAGGCCTGTTCATATGAGGTTCCCAGGTTGTCTCGTCATGTACCGGGCCGATGCTATCGAGGCACAAGTGACAGATGAGGTTTCACGCCGGTGTGTACGGTCACGGTCCGGACTCGGTTGGGTCGCCGTTCTGCACGGGGTCCGACTCCGTCGCGAAATGCGCTTCGCTGACCGCGAACTCACCGGCGGGGCATCGGCGTGGACGCGTCCACTAGCCTTGAGGCAGGTTCTTCGAGGGTTTCTCGAGCAACACGGCAGTTATGGCAGAGACGGAAAGGGTTCACAGCGTGGAGGTCAAGATCGGTGTCACGGACAGCGCGCGCGAACTCGTGTTCAACAGTGCGCAAACACCCACCGAGGTGGAGAAGCTGATAACCGATGCGCTCGGCGAGAGTTCAGGTGTGTTGGCCCTGACCGACGAGAAGGGCCGGCGATTCCTGGTCCAGACGTCGAAGATCACCTATGTCGAGATCGGTGCCGCCGACGTTCGGCGCGTCGGCTTCGGCGTGGTCGGCTCGGAGGCCGTCAAGAACGCGTAAGCGGCACATGCGACAGACCGCCCCAGGCGAATAGCACCGTGCTGTCCACCGCATCGTCCTTGCTGATCGGCCGATCGTTGTCCAGCCAGTAACGCGCCGAGTCGACGCTGATCGCCACCAGGCCGACGGCGATCATCCTCGCCCGGTGCGCCTCCAGCCCCGAATC
The sequence above is drawn from the Mycobacterium gallinarum genome and encodes:
- a CDS encoding DUF3107 domain-containing protein translates to MEVKIGVTDSARELVFNSAQTPTEVEKLITDALGESSGVLALTDEKGRRFLVQTSKITYVEIGAADVRRVGFGVVGSEAVKNA
- a CDS encoding Rv3212 family protein; this encodes MVKPERRTRADVVAAIAIAVAVAVTVGVVWWVSDARATISRPAANPVPALGAAKVVPSALRQLWTAPSPKTTAPLVVAGSVVTGDGHTVQGRDPASGSPVWSYARTNLELCGVSWVYQYAVAVYPDSRGCGQVSTIDAKTGQRGPARTAYADPEVRLSSDGTAVLSAGDSRLELWRSDMVRMLSYGSLDAKIKPGTPASPLCRLVSAAASSTAVSVLESCPKQEDLRLTLLRPADDEDTPELKYVTQSGVSADSGAQVVAVSDTTTAVYVPTPKPVVNIVDETGATIASTPLPKPATPNATMNRAGDLFTWWTGDSVMVFSAKGLQYKYTVSPAGANIPLGPATVMAGKLLVPVTGGYDVFDADSGKGDRHIPVPRPPNSDPVVPAVAGSTVVEQRGGELVALGG
- a CDS encoding DEAD/DEAH box helicase, giving the protein MTHLNPTFAELGVRDEIVRALSEDGKEHPFAIQELTMPMALAGDDLIGQARTGMGKTLAFGVPLLQRITTDPDRELSGIPRALVVVPTRELCLQVFSDLEIAAKYLTVGDRKLTVTSIYGGRPYEPQIEALQKGVDVVVGTPGRLLDLAQQGHLQLGGLSMLVLDEADEMLDLGFLPDIERILRQIPSERQAMLFSATMPDPIITLARTFMNQPTHIRAEAPHSAATHDTTEQFAYRAHALDKIEMVARILQAEGRGATMIFTRTKRTAQKVSDELAERGFKVGAVHGDLGQGAREKSLKAFRTGDVDVLVATDVAARGIDIDDITHVINYQIPEDEQAYVHRIGRTGRAGKTGIAVTLVDWDELPRWTMIDKALGLNTPDPAETYSSSPHLYEELNIPAEAAGAIGEPHKDRAAKRPPAEKKADRPVRNRNRRRTRGGEPVGGHSPAAPAETGSPEAEAGSDGAPRRRRRRRPRKAAASTG
- a CDS encoding ParA family protein; amino-acid sequence: MTRVLAVANQKGGVAKTTTVASLGAAMVEKGRRVLLVDLDPQGCLTFSLGQDPDKLPMSIHEVLLGEVETEAALVETSEGMTLLPANIDLAGAEAMLLMRAGREYALKRALAKVNDQFDVVIIDCPPSLGVLTLNGLTAADDVIVPLQCETLAHRGVGQFLRTINDVQQITNSDLQLLGALPTLYDSRTTHSRDVLLDVADRYDLPVLAPPIPRTVRFAEATASGASVLAGRKNKGASAYRELANALLKHWKQGKALATYTPDV